Proteins encoded by one window of Hyphomicrobium nitrativorans NL23:
- a CDS encoding caspase family protein, producing MRLSTQCLSLLAAALMLPVAAMIAPADAAPQRRLALIIGNSGYQNVAELTNPVNDANDIAEKLRHLSFDVMLGTDLTRDQMHEAFETFSEQLKPGDVGLFFYAGHGISLSGENFLIPVDMPGEIQVENEEKSREALDAHLVNISTMIEPLQKAKLGMVFLDACRNTPSQEELGLQIVAQDGATRKVRALAFHRGMTKLNVSAAPTSGASGIFRAYATQPNNVSDDGGGRNSPFTKALLRHLGTPGVDVHQMMVKVRRDVVADTSGRQVPWEESALTDAYYFMPSAPGMAAPLLPTHRGDGAGSRSQGSKKAQTPRKNRGSASRTRPPKQARRSGPPPGLGAGVGMGF from the coding sequence ATGCGTTTGAGCACCCAATGCCTCTCCCTTCTTGCGGCGGCTTTGATGTTGCCGGTTGCGGCCATGATTGCGCCGGCCGACGCCGCGCCGCAGCGAAGGCTCGCCCTCATCATCGGGAATTCCGGCTACCAGAACGTCGCGGAACTGACCAACCCGGTCAACGACGCCAACGACATCGCCGAGAAGCTTCGTCACCTCTCGTTCGACGTGATGCTGGGCACGGATCTCACGCGCGACCAGATGCACGAGGCGTTCGAAACGTTTTCGGAGCAGCTCAAGCCCGGCGACGTGGGGCTATTCTTCTACGCAGGCCACGGCATTTCGCTTTCGGGCGAGAACTTTCTCATTCCTGTCGATATGCCGGGTGAAATTCAGGTCGAGAACGAGGAGAAGAGCCGGGAGGCGCTGGATGCGCACCTCGTCAACATCTCCACGATGATCGAGCCGCTGCAGAAGGCCAAGCTCGGCATGGTGTTCCTGGATGCCTGCCGCAACACGCCCTCGCAGGAAGAACTGGGATTGCAGATCGTTGCGCAGGACGGCGCGACACGGAAGGTGCGGGCGCTCGCATTTCATCGGGGCATGACGAAGCTTAACGTGTCTGCGGCGCCGACCAGCGGCGCGTCGGGCATTTTCCGCGCGTACGCCACGCAGCCGAATAACGTTTCCGACGACGGCGGCGGCCGCAACAGTCCGTTCACCAAGGCGCTGCTCCGTCATCTCGGCACGCCGGGCGTGGACGTCCACCAGATGATGGTGAAAGTGCGCCGCGACGTTGTGGCCGATACGTCTGGCCGTCAGGTTCCGTGGGAAGAGAGCGCGCTGACGGACGCCTATTATTTCATGCCGTCGGCGCCGGGCATGGCGGCTCCGCTTTTGCCGACGCACCGTGGCGACGGCGCCGGAAGCAGGAGCCAAGGCAGCAAGAAGGCGCAGACGCCGCGGAAGAACAGGGGCAGCGCCAGCCGCACGAGGCCGCCGAAACAGGCGCGGCGCAGCGGCCCGCCGCCGGGCCTGGGTGCCGGTGTGGGCATGGGCTTCTAG
- a CDS encoding autotransporter outer membrane beta-barrel domain-containing protein, with protein MRHARYLKSMAGGLPLVMVSLFAAPGMAQAQVACFDPSATPFPVYYYGCEEAGSGTAATGQQLQSIGEGFVQQQLNLAPGGFASPTGRLRHTSHDGMRDKVSGFNTLAYDIDEGSVLGNVNYDLPGTYFGGKVRINAIVGYGWMTQDSAPPAAGVVGHKTDIDSVFYGGSYMWSQGNFYTLSMIIGVSGEADGRGVGGVNYEYDLSGYFTNSVVGYTFQLPDTWRFDLRGALGHYDVSTDRFRAPDNQNPGAFPNGAIIKGVSEAWSLSLTGTLFTILEVDGGGVLRPYILGGYKRVVDEDIEIKGDFTADFEQAQDYGRVELGMDYVQGNLTYGASTYTEFSADESTIGARLGVSVKLQ; from the coding sequence ATGCGGCATGCTCGATACTTGAAGTCGATGGCAGGGGGCTTGCCCCTCGTGATGGTCAGCCTGTTCGCGGCCCCCGGTATGGCGCAGGCGCAGGTGGCGTGTTTCGATCCTTCGGCAACACCCTTCCCGGTCTACTATTATGGTTGCGAGGAAGCAGGCAGCGGTACCGCCGCGACCGGACAGCAGCTCCAATCCATAGGCGAAGGCTTCGTCCAGCAGCAGCTCAACCTTGCGCCGGGCGGGTTCGCGAGCCCGACGGGGCGGCTGCGCCATACGAGCCACGACGGGATGCGCGACAAGGTTTCCGGCTTCAACACGCTCGCCTATGATATCGACGAAGGGTCCGTCCTCGGCAACGTCAACTACGATCTCCCCGGGACGTATTTCGGCGGCAAGGTGCGCATCAACGCGATCGTCGGGTACGGTTGGATGACGCAGGATTCGGCCCCACCCGCCGCGGGCGTCGTCGGGCACAAGACCGATATCGACTCCGTCTTCTACGGCGGCAGCTACATGTGGAGCCAGGGCAACTTCTACACGTTGTCGATGATCATCGGCGTGAGCGGAGAGGCTGACGGTCGCGGTGTCGGCGGCGTGAACTACGAGTACGATCTGTCCGGTTATTTCACCAACAGTGTCGTCGGCTACACGTTCCAGCTTCCGGACACGTGGCGGTTCGACCTGCGCGGCGCGCTTGGCCATTACGACGTGAGCACGGACCGCTTCCGGGCCCCGGATAACCAGAATCCCGGCGCTTTTCCGAATGGTGCCATCATCAAGGGCGTCTCCGAAGCCTGGAGCCTGTCGCTGACAGGTACGTTGTTCACGATCCTCGAAGTCGATGGCGGTGGTGTGCTGCGGCCCTACATCCTCGGCGGCTACAAGCGCGTCGTCGACGAGGACATCGAGATCAAGGGCGACTTCACGGCCGACTTCGAGCAGGCGCAGGATTACGGCCGCGTTGAGCTCGGTATGGATTACGTTCAGGGCAACCTGACGTACGGTGCTTCCACCTACACCGAATTCTCCGCCGACGAGAGCACCATCGGCGCGCGGCTCGGCGTTTCTGTGAAGCTCCAGTAA
- a CDS encoding tetratricopeptide repeat protein has protein sequence MKRKIAVILAADIAGYSRLIAEDEEETLRRFETYRTVFAEFVERGGGRIFNTAGDAILAEFESAVEAVRAAVDVQESLRARNLAYPPSRHMNFRIGITIGDVVERENGDLLGDGVNVAARLESVAPPGGVCISRSVHEAVASKMDLTFADAGPQTLKNIPERIHAYTLALDEPPSAHGQGDDADGEITPASSARAPADRNSRLVTAGLAVLGLAVVGAYAYEYTPRSVLEGVGLVATEPEANEGPSPATTQVAAAEEPEPDTPTEPATPSPAPARTEEQATSIERNVEDAIATLDGNAGPTRTPPTPLASRYVLTRQWKDCQESTDADVALNACKGLIDTAGFTPDDQAIIHYKYARALRDKGEPAQAIEHYRRSIELKPAADTYQHRAIAHYDQGDYLEAVADFDEALKLKPQSAEALNNRAWTYYKAGDADRALEDANRAIQFDGSKAYIWDTRAHILEELGKTPEAIRDYRKALQLDAGYTSSRDGLRRLGAPP, from the coding sequence TTGAAACGGAAAATTGCGGTCATTCTCGCAGCAGACATTGCCGGCTATAGCCGGCTGATCGCCGAGGACGAAGAAGAGACGCTGAGGCGCTTCGAAACCTATCGCACGGTCTTCGCGGAGTTCGTGGAGCGGGGCGGCGGGCGAATTTTCAACACGGCAGGCGACGCGATCCTGGCCGAATTCGAAAGCGCGGTCGAAGCGGTCCGTGCCGCTGTCGATGTTCAGGAGAGCCTCCGCGCGCGCAACCTCGCCTACCCGCCCAGCCGGCACATGAATTTCCGCATCGGGATCACCATCGGCGATGTCGTCGAGCGGGAAAACGGCGACCTTCTTGGCGATGGCGTCAATGTCGCCGCGCGCCTGGAATCGGTCGCGCCACCCGGCGGCGTCTGTATCTCGCGTTCCGTGCACGAAGCGGTCGCAAGCAAGATGGATCTCACGTTCGCCGACGCCGGCCCGCAAACCTTGAAGAACATTCCGGAGCGGATCCACGCCTACACGCTCGCCCTCGACGAGCCGCCGTCCGCCCATGGCCAAGGCGACGATGCGGACGGCGAGATAACGCCCGCAAGCTCCGCCCGCGCTCCAGCCGATCGCAATTCCCGTTTGGTCACGGCTGGTCTCGCCGTTCTCGGCCTCGCGGTCGTCGGAGCCTATGCCTACGAATATACGCCCCGCTCCGTCCTTGAGGGCGTCGGGCTCGTCGCGACCGAGCCCGAGGCAAACGAAGGTCCTTCACCGGCGACCACCCAAGTCGCGGCAGCAGAGGAACCCGAACCGGACACGCCCACAGAACCGGCCACTCCGTCCCCTGCGCCCGCCAGGACGGAAGAACAGGCCACTTCGATCGAGCGCAACGTGGAGGACGCCATCGCGACCCTCGACGGGAACGCTGGGCCGACGAGAACGCCGCCCACTCCGCTCGCCTCCCGCTATGTCCTGACCCGGCAGTGGAAGGACTGCCAGGAGAGCACCGACGCAGATGTGGCGCTCAACGCCTGCAAGGGGCTGATCGACACGGCAGGATTCACTCCCGACGATCAGGCCATCATCCATTACAAGTATGCCCGCGCGTTGCGCGACAAGGGAGAGCCGGCCCAGGCCATCGAGCACTATAGGCGCTCGATTGAGCTGAAACCGGCAGCCGACACCTATCAGCACCGCGCCATCGCGCACTACGATCAGGGCGACTATCTCGAAGCCGTCGCCGATTTCGACGAAGCGCTCAAGCTCAAGCCTCAATCCGCCGAAGCGCTCAACAACCGCGCCTGGACGTATTACAAAGCCGGCGACGCGGACCGCGCATTGGAGGACGCCAACCGTGCCATCCAGTTCGACGGCTCGAAAGCCTATATCTGGGACACGCGCGCCCATATCCTCGAAGAGCTCGGCAAAACGCCGGAAGCGATCCGCGACTATCGCAAGGCGCTCCAGCTCGATGCAGGCTACACCAGCAGCAGGGACGGTCTGCGCAGGCTCGGCGCGCCGCCATAG
- the arsC gene encoding arsenate reductase (glutaredoxin) (This arsenate reductase requires both glutathione and glutaredoxin to convert arsenate to arsenite, after which the efflux transporter formed by ArsA and ArsB can extrude the arsenite from the cell, providing resistance.): protein MASEITIYHNPACGTSRNTLAMIRQSGEEPEIVEYLTNPPSRETLEELIRLMGVPVRAILRRKGTPYDTLGLDDPKWSDDDLVAFMLAHPILIERPIVVTPRGARLCRPSETVLDILPNPDIGTFTKEDGEIVARAKG, encoded by the coding sequence ATGGCATCTGAAATCACGATCTACCACAACCCCGCCTGCGGAACCTCGCGCAACACACTTGCCATGATCCGCCAAAGCGGCGAAGAGCCGGAAATCGTCGAATATCTGACAAACCCGCCAAGCCGCGAGACCCTCGAAGAACTCATCCGCCTGATGGGCGTTCCGGTCCGCGCGATCCTGCGCCGCAAGGGAACACCCTACGACACCCTCGGCCTCGACGATCCGAAATGGAGCGACGACGATCTCGTCGCGTTCATGCTCGCCCACCCGATCCTGATCGAGCGGCCGATCGTTGTCACACCCCGCGGCGCCCGCCTCTGCCGCCCCTCGGAGACCGTCCTCGACATCCTGCCGAACCCGGACATCGGGACGTTCACCAAGGAGGACGGCGAGATCGTCGCCCGCGCGAAGGGATGA
- a CDS encoding ABC transporter ATP-binding protein, with translation MRKSYATPQGEISVLKGVDLSLAAGESLALLGESGSGKSTLLHLVGGLDEADDGEIAIEGAAMTKRPDAERAALRRARIGIVFQQFNLVPSLTVEDNIAFQARIAERFDAAWHDELIGRLGLGDLRSRYPEQLSGGQQQRVAIGRALAVRPRLLLADEPTGNLDEATGDDVMDLALDLVARTGCGFLMATHSTRLAARLDRRVALASGVLVST, from the coding sequence GTGCGGAAATCTTATGCGACACCGCAAGGCGAGATTTCGGTGTTGAAGGGCGTCGATCTTTCGCTTGCAGCGGGTGAAAGCCTTGCGCTGCTTGGCGAGTCCGGCAGCGGCAAGAGCACGCTGCTTCATCTCGTCGGAGGCTTGGACGAAGCCGATGACGGCGAGATCGCCATCGAAGGCGCGGCGATGACGAAGCGGCCCGACGCGGAACGGGCCGCGCTGCGGCGTGCGCGGATCGGCATCGTGTTCCAGCAGTTCAATCTCGTGCCGAGCCTCACGGTTGAGGACAACATCGCTTTTCAGGCGCGCATCGCGGAGCGGTTCGACGCTGCATGGCACGACGAGTTGATCGGGCGCCTAGGGCTCGGCGATCTCAGATCCCGCTATCCGGAGCAGCTCTCCGGCGGGCAACAGCAGCGCGTCGCCATCGGACGTGCACTCGCCGTTCGGCCGCGCCTGTTGCTGGCGGACGAGCCGACGGGAAATCTCGATGAAGCGACCGGCGACGACGTGATGGATCTTGCGCTCGACCTCGTCGCGCGTACGGGGTGCGGGTTCCTGATGGCGACGCACAGTACGCGGCTAGCGGCGCGCCTCGACCGGCGCGTTGCGCTCGCCTCGGGCGTTCTGGTGTCGACGTGA
- a CDS encoding OmpA family protein — MPTHFFKSRAFFSSAFLCSGLAAFGLALIAPAVSNAARAEGAPSVQQIIDALKPRKTRGLSVKPTQAEIERAQVIDDLRSKAATRALSVPERTQLAEAASDKPMLDLVIYFGFNSDKISPRSRDALQSLGKALEDDTLKDAAIMVAGHTDATGRSEYNQSLSERRADAVRNYLSDNFNLSKSNFTVVGYGFERLKDPAAPKSGVNRRVQIVNLTDGKTASAAQP, encoded by the coding sequence ATGCCGACGCATTTTTTCAAGTCGAGGGCCTTTTTCAGCTCTGCGTTTCTCTGCTCCGGCCTGGCGGCTTTCGGCCTCGCGCTTATCGCCCCGGCTGTTTCCAACGCGGCGCGTGCCGAGGGCGCTCCGTCCGTCCAGCAGATCATCGATGCGCTCAAGCCTCGCAAAACGCGGGGGCTCTCCGTGAAGCCGACGCAAGCGGAGATCGAGCGGGCTCAAGTGATCGACGACTTGAGATCCAAGGCTGCAACGCGCGCGCTGTCCGTGCCTGAGCGTACTCAGCTCGCCGAGGCGGCAAGCGACAAGCCGATGCTGGATCTCGTGATCTATTTCGGATTCAACTCGGACAAGATTTCCCCGCGTTCGCGCGACGCGCTTCAGTCGCTGGGCAAGGCGCTGGAGGACGACACGCTGAAGGATGCCGCCATCATGGTAGCCGGCCATACCGACGCGACCGGGCGCTCCGAATACAATCAGAGCCTGTCCGAGCGCCGGGCCGATGCCGTGCGGAACTATCTGAGCGACAATTTCAATCTGTCGAAGAGCAACTTCACGGTGGTCGGTTACGGGTTCGAGCGCCTTAAGGATCCTGCGGCGCCGAAGTCGGGCGTCAACCGGCGCGTGCAGATCGTCAATCTGACAGACGGCAAGACGGCGTCGGCGGCTCAACCGTAG